The following proteins are encoded in a genomic region of Mycolicibacterium rutilum:
- a CDS encoding Dyp-type peroxidase: MGEPQGLSRRRLLTGGAAAVAAGATLTTCSSVDKATAARDFGTETEPVHGAHQAGVATPPQTHAVFVALDLLPQQGRGPRETLEAVLRLWSSDIARLAEGRPALADTEPELAHLPARLTVTVGLGPSVFDRVGLAHRRPRSVTEVPGFSTDRLQPRWCGGDLLLQICADDLVTVAHASRVLLKNVRAVTRQRWRQNGFRHAHGAGGSMRNLMGQVDGTATIADAAGFDRLVWDDGSDQPWFAGGTVMVVRRIRAEMDTWDELDRQSKELAVGRRLDSGAPLTGDLETDQPDFAASRNGIPVIPPNSHIALARPRRADEQFLRRPYNFDDAPPAGHITDSGLIFATYQRDPARQFVPVQRRLAQSDALNEWITTVGSATFAILPGFRPGEHLGQALL, encoded by the coding sequence ATGGGTGAACCGCAAGGACTCAGTCGGCGACGCCTGCTCACCGGAGGCGCCGCGGCGGTGGCGGCAGGCGCGACCCTGACGACGTGCAGTTCAGTCGACAAGGCGACGGCCGCACGGGATTTCGGTACTGAAACCGAACCCGTGCACGGGGCGCACCAGGCCGGGGTGGCGACACCGCCGCAAACCCATGCGGTGTTCGTGGCGCTGGATCTGCTCCCGCAACAAGGTCGCGGGCCGCGCGAAACCCTCGAAGCGGTCCTGCGGCTGTGGAGTTCGGACATCGCCCGGCTGGCCGAGGGCAGACCGGCGCTGGCGGACACCGAACCCGAACTCGCACACCTGCCCGCACGCCTGACGGTGACGGTCGGGCTCGGTCCGAGCGTGTTCGACCGGGTCGGCCTCGCACACAGGCGACCCCGCTCGGTCACGGAGGTGCCAGGCTTCTCCACGGACCGGCTGCAGCCGCGGTGGTGCGGCGGCGACCTGCTCCTGCAGATCTGTGCCGACGACCTGGTCACCGTCGCGCATGCGAGTCGCGTGCTGCTCAAGAACGTGCGGGCGGTGACCCGACAACGCTGGCGGCAGAACGGTTTTCGACATGCGCACGGTGCGGGTGGTTCGATGCGCAACCTCATGGGGCAGGTCGACGGCACCGCCACCATCGCCGACGCCGCCGGGTTCGACCGGCTCGTCTGGGACGACGGATCCGATCAGCCGTGGTTCGCAGGAGGCACCGTGATGGTGGTGCGGCGGATCCGCGCGGAGATGGACACCTGGGATGAACTCGACCGGCAGTCGAAAGAGCTCGCGGTCGGACGTCGACTGGACTCGGGTGCACCGTTGACCGGGGACCTGGAAACCGACCAGCCCGACTTCGCGGCGAGTAGGAACGGTATCCCGGTGATCCCGCCCAACTCCCATATCGCGTTGGCCCGCCCCCGCCGTGCCGACGAGCAGTTCCTGCGCAGGCCCTACAACTTCGACGACGCCCCGCCCGCGGGGCACATCACGGACAGCGGCCTGATCTTCGCGACATATCAACGGGATCCGGCACGTCAGTTCGTGCCGGTCCAGCGGCGGCTGGCGCAATCCGATGCGCTCAACGAGTGGATCACCACGGTCGGCTCGGCGACATTCGCCATCCTGCCGGGGTTCCGGCCGGGGGAGCACCTGGGCCAGGCGCTGCTGTGA
- a CDS encoding MarR family winged helix-turn-helix transcriptional regulator, translating to MTTTADTEIDPLALEQQVCFALAVTNRAVLAVYRPLLEPLGLTHPQYLVMLALWDHEKSAAGAETAPLSVKDIAAALQLDSATLSPMLKRLESLGLITRTRRADDERATDVRLTDAGVQLRQRALEIPPTVVRRLGVDLDELERLRNALTRVNTAARAAGALDNDKEQRG from the coding sequence GTGACCACCACCGCCGACACCGAGATCGATCCCCTGGCGCTCGAACAGCAGGTCTGTTTCGCGTTGGCGGTCACCAACCGGGCGGTGCTGGCGGTCTACCGGCCTCTGCTCGAGCCGTTGGGCCTCACCCATCCGCAGTACCTGGTGATGCTCGCGCTGTGGGATCACGAGAAGTCCGCCGCCGGGGCCGAGACGGCGCCGCTGTCGGTCAAGGACATCGCCGCCGCCCTGCAGTTGGACTCGGCGACGCTCTCGCCGATGCTCAAGCGACTGGAGTCGCTGGGATTGATCACCCGCACCCGTCGTGCCGACGACGAGCGCGCCACCGACGTGCGGCTCACCGACGCCGGTGTGCAGCTGCGCCAGCGGGCACTCGAGATCCCGCCGACCGTCGTGCGCCGCCTCGGCGTCGACCTCGACGAACTGGAACGTCTTCGCAACGCGCTGACGCGCGTGAACACCGCCGCCCGCGCCGCGGGCGCACTCGACAACGACAAGGAGCAACGTGGCTGA
- a CDS encoding copper chaperone PCu(A)C, whose amino-acid sequence MRSGRLLAAAAVCVLLAGGCTSPEQGHDEALVTVEDAWATAAETGMAAVFGTLTNAGQRDAVLVSGDSTDAARVEIHEVVSDTDGAKTMRPKPGGLTIPAGGTHALVPGGDHLMLMDLKHPLTPGSDVTVTVAFEDGSTLPVTAQVRDFAGASEPYQGAPSHDHG is encoded by the coding sequence ATGCGTAGCGGACGACTCCTGGCCGCGGCGGCCGTCTGCGTGCTTCTGGCCGGCGGCTGCACGAGCCCCGAACAGGGTCACGACGAAGCGCTCGTCACCGTCGAGGATGCGTGGGCGACGGCGGCGGAAACCGGCATGGCCGCGGTGTTCGGCACCCTGACCAACGCCGGACAGCGCGACGCCGTCCTGGTGTCCGGCGACTCCACGGACGCCGCGCGCGTCGAGATCCACGAAGTGGTGTCGGACACCGACGGCGCGAAAACCATGCGGCCGAAGCCCGGCGGGCTGACGATCCCGGCCGGCGGCACACACGCACTCGTGCCCGGCGGCGATCACCTGATGCTGATGGACTTGAAGCATCCCTTGACACCGGGCTCCGACGTGACCGTGACGGTCGCCTTCGAAGACGGTTCCACGTTGCCGGTCACCGCGCAGGTCCGTGACTTCGCCGGCGCCTCGGAGCCGTACCAGGGCGCGCCTTCCCATGACCATGGGTGA
- a CDS encoding DUF5313 domain-containing protein, with product MADARPNLIQYIGYSYGRRLPDSMRDWVARDLAGPGAVRRHMIRMAIPPLLILAPFWLLPASFYVHLEMTAPIYIWAILMALALNKVWRRHRLAQHGLDQNMVDEIKRQKDAAMHEDYIRRFGPRPEEARWQQNSSPF from the coding sequence GTGGCTGACGCGCGCCCCAACCTCATTCAGTACATCGGCTATTCGTACGGACGCCGCCTGCCCGACTCGATGCGCGACTGGGTGGCCCGCGACCTCGCCGGGCCGGGCGCCGTGCGCCGGCACATGATCCGCATGGCGATCCCACCGCTGCTGATCCTCGCGCCGTTCTGGTTACTCCCCGCCTCCTTCTACGTCCACCTGGAAATGACCGCGCCCATTTACATCTGGGCGATCCTGATGGCCCTGGCACTGAACAAGGTGTGGCGCAGGCACCGGCTGGCCCAGCACGGCCTCGACCAGAACATGGTCGACGAGATCAAGCGGCAGAAGGATGCGGCGATGCACGAGGACTACATCCGGCGCTTCGGCCCGCGGCCCGAAGAGGCGCGCTGGCAGCAGAACAGCAGCCCGTTCTGA